ATGTACGCGACATCGAACCGCGTCTCGATCTCCAATTCTTCCGAGAGGATGATCTCCGCCTCGGTGAAGCCCTCGAACTCGGCTTCAGCTATCTCCTGCGCGGTGGTCAACCCCAACAGGTTGGGCAGCACTTCACCTTGTTCGCCGGCGAGGTCGTACTTCATGCCGTGGAAAAGTACGAACGCTCAGTACATCCCGGCCCCGTAACGCGGCAGGGGTCCGGGCCTTCCCGTGCGATCGCTTACGCGTTTACCTTCCGAAGGCATGGCTGGCGCATGGTCGGAGATCGCGGCCGAAGGGGAGAACTGCTGGTACGAGTGGATTGACCCAAAGCGCACGAGGCCAACGCACGGCCTAATACTCGCGCCTAAGACAGGAGGTTAACCGAGGATCTGCAAGAACTCCTCCTCGTAGATGATGCGGATATCGATACCTTGATCTTGTAGCTCTTTAATCTTCCTGAGCTTCGATGGACCGGCACCATCGCCAATCACGACGATCTGCGTTTTCTTGCTGATGCTTGTGTTGATGTCCGCTCCCAGTGCTCGAACCAGTTCGGCAGCCTCGCTGCGTTGCATCGCGCGAAGATCTCCAGTGAACACCAAGCGCCTTCCGTAGAATAGATGGTTCGGATCAGCGCCTTCGAGTTGCGGCTTCAAAAGACCACTGTCAATGCGCTTGTCCGAGAATGCCTCAGAGAAGCCGCTGATCTTTGTCTTCGAAGGGGATTTGAACAAACTGCGTGTCAAGTCGGCATCATCCAAGTCAAGCTTCTTCAATGACACGCGAGGAATAGCCTGGATGGCAATCTCCGCGCAAACGCGGGCATCCTCATCGCAGGAGTGGTGCCTGAATTCCAGCCCTAAGTACTTGGTCACATCGGCAAGGCGGTAATCATCGAGTTGGGGGAAGGCGACCTGAGACAGCTTTAGCGTGCATAGTGACCGGATGTTGGGCTCTTCGAGGCCATAGTGGTCCAAGGTCTGTTTGAGCACGTTCATGTCGAACTCTGCATTATGCGCTGTGACAACACAGTTCTCGATCATCTCCTTGAAATCATCCCAGATCTCTGGAAAGGTTGGGGCGTTCAGCAAATCATCATATCGGATACGATGAACTGATTGGTTGATTTCGGAGACTCGAAGCTCTGGTGGTTGTACGAACTGCTTCCACGTCTTTGTGATGGTGCCATTCTGCACTTGCACGACCCCGATGGCGCAGATACTATTCCGCTGCTCGTTGGCTGTTTCAAAGTCGATAGCGGTGAAGGTCAAAGCAGTGAGCCGTTCAACCACCACGTCATGTCCGAGCCGATTGTGCAACTCGCCAGTGCCTTTTGATTTGCGTGGTTCTATGGCAAGCGCTTCAAGACTGCTCAACCGGAGCTTGATACGCTCTTCCTGCCTCCTGATCATCTCGCGAAGTTCTCCGGAGCGAGGTGGAGGGTTGATCGTAAGATTGATGGAGACAGCGAGTTTCCCTTCGGCATTCGGCGGCTGACTGAAGCCGTACTCCCATTTGCTGACGAACTCGTTGATGGTATCCAAGAAGACCTTTGGCCATCCTTGGAGGATCTCCACGGCACCTTCGAAATCGACCGGTGGTTGAATTGCAATGGCCTCCGCTTCCCAAGAGAGCAACTCTTGACACAGTAGCCTGACCCGTTCAGCAACTGCGCGTAACTCGAAGAGGTCCGCATCGACGCCTGGGGGACCAAGCGCCTTTTGAACGTCAACGCCGAGAAGTGTCTCAACTCGCCCAACCATCGGCTCAAACGTTTGAGTGCTCGATTCTACCCAAGCAAGGAAGGAATCAAGGTCCCACTGAACCTTCTCAATGGAAGCACTTCGCTCTCTTAGCTCATTGTAAGTCGCGTTCGCACCTGACAAGCGGACTTTAAGAAGTTCGGAAGCCAGTAGGTACTCCCAACGATTCGGTTGTTCGGAGAGAAGCCGCTGCACGCTATCGGGTTCGTTGCCAAGTACGGAATTTGGTGTCATTTTCTGGAGAGTTCGTGTCGCCAAGAGTGTGACTCAATTTATGTGCAATGCCAGTTCGTCGTCGGTCATCTCGAACATGAAATCGGCGGGAAAGCGGTCGATGTTCCTGCGCACCTGTTCCTTGAGGCGGCGGGTATCAACCTGATAGAGCGCGGCCAGGTCGCGGTCCATCATCACCTTTTGGCCACGCACCACATGGACCTTCCGTTCTACGACCTCATCGGGAATGCGCACCAGTGCCTTGCTCATGCGTCGAATGTAGAATTGGATGTCGCAACCTGCGACATCCAATTCGAGCGCCTTCAAGGTCACGATCTGCGCCCTACTACGAGATATGGATCTTGAGTGAGGTGCCGATCCCCACCGTGCTCTGTACAGCCCTCACCGCCACCCCACCGTCCCCCCGCACAACCACCACGTCCGGCCAAAACCCATGTCGCGCAACACCTGCGCGGCCTGCGCGCTTCTTCCGCCGCCTTTCGCGCACACGGTGATGATGCGCTCCTTCGGCGGTCGCGTTGTGATGATGCTTGGATGAAGTGGGTCGCCTCCAAGAGGCCACAGGGACAAAGCCCCGTAGGATCAAGATCGATTCGATGGCCGCACGCCCATGGCCACGCTCGAGGCCACGTTGGGGCTGTCCGGATTCACATCGATGGTGCGGGTCTTGGGGATCACCACCAGATCCATGTCTTCCATGGGAATGGCACCCATCAGTACCTGATCACCGAGGACCAATGCGCCTGCGAACCCCGTCCTGTTCTTGAAGCGGATCTCAATAGGGCCCACATAGGGCACCAGTTTCCGGCTGCCATCCGCCAAGGTCACCTCCTTTTGGTCAATGACTTCAAGCTTCAGCTGTATCTGAACATGCTCGGGGATGCAGAGGTGTACGGCCCCGGTATCCACCAAGGCACTTACGGGCACCGGCTCAAGGTCCGGCAGGCGCGGGTTCTTCAGGAAGAGATGGCCGTTCACGAGTCCCATGCCACCAAATTACGGCGTTGGACCGGTATGTCCTTCGCAGCGAATTCTTGAGCAGTGTATGGTGCCGCGGCAGGGCTGTTGCACTTCGTCGTTCGGTGATCTCCTTCACCGCCACCCCACCGTCCCACCGCACAGCCACCACGTCCGTCCGTAACCCATGTCGCGCAACACCTGCGCGGCCTGGGTGCTCCCGCCGGTTATTGGTGTTGAAGAGGCCGTGATGCGGGCGCCGCCCACTATTGTCAAGGTCGGTATGGCATGCACGAATACGGCTGTCCGACCATCACGTGATGGGCTTGGCTCGGTCCCGCAGACAAGGTCAGCCGTTCCGCATACGGCGCGCGATCAGGGCCTGCATCGGGATCACGAGCGATATCGAACCGAGTGCGGGAGGAACGCACCATCGACTTGCCGCGCGCACCTTGCCAAGTCCTGGCGCATGCTCATCATGCGGGCGCGACCACGGAACCTGCATCCGTTACTGCTTGATGATCGCTCTCCTCAACACCTGGGCACCATTGCGGAGATCAAGGTGATAGCGTCCGCTTGGGAATGCCCGGATGTCGAGCTCTCCGGTGGAGCAGCCACTCGTCTCCCACCGCTGAAGGAGCCTGCCGAGCGCGTCGTGCAGTTCGATGGTCTTCACCGGGAACGAGGTGGCGTAACGCACGATGGATCCGGTCGGATTGGGGAACAGCACCCCGTCGGTCCCTCCGGCTTCGGCGACCTGAACGTTCTGGTCCACCACGATGAATTGCCACATCATCATATTGATGTGCGCCAGGTTGTGGCAATGGTACATCAGCGGCCAGCCGTCGGTGGTATAGTTCGCGAAGCGCATGATCACCCGCACAGTATCGTCGACGTCCACGTTCACCACGGACCGGGGGCCCATTTCCCATGGTTCTGGAGGCGATCCATTGCGATCGAGCACAT
The Flavobacteriales bacterium DNA segment above includes these coding regions:
- a CDS encoding clan AA aspartic protease yields the protein MGLVNGHLFLKNPRLPDLEPVPVSALVDTGAVHLCIPEHVQIQLKLEVIDQKEVTLADGSRKLVPYVGPIEIRFKNRTGFAGALVLGDQVLMGAIPMEDMDLVVIPKTRTIDVNPDSPNVASSVAMGVRPSNRS
- a CDS encoding 3'-5' exoribonuclease, with the translated sequence MTPNSVLGNEPDSVQRLLSEQPNRWEYLLASELLKVRLSGANATYNELRERSASIEKVQWDLDSFLAWVESSTQTFEPMVGRVETLLGVDVQKALGPPGVDADLFELRAVAERVRLLCQELLSWEAEAIAIQPPVDFEGAVEILQGWPKVFLDTINEFVSKWEYGFSQPPNAEGKLAVSINLTINPPPRSGELREMIRRQEERIKLRLSSLEALAIEPRKSKGTGELHNRLGHDVVVERLTALTFTAIDFETANEQRNSICAIGVVQVQNGTITKTWKQFVQPPELRVSEINQSVHRIRYDDLLNAPTFPEIWDDFKEMIENCVVTAHNAEFDMNVLKQTLDHYGLEEPNIRSLCTLKLSQVAFPQLDDYRLADVTKYLGLEFRHHSCDEDARVCAEIAIQAIPRVSLKKLDLDDADLTRSLFKSPSKTKISGFSEAFSDKRIDSGLLKPQLEGADPNHLFYGRRLVFTGDLRAMQRSEAAELVRALGADINTSISKKTQIVVIGDGAGPSKLRKIKELQDQGIDIRIIYEEEFLQILG
- a CDS encoding ORF6N domain-containing protein encodes the protein MSKALVRIPDEVVERKVHVVRGQKVMMDRDLAALYQVDTRRLKEQVRRNIDRFPADFMFEMTDDELALHIN